The sequence gagttcgtgatgccatccagccatctcctcctctgtcgtccccttctcctcttgcccccaatccctcccagcatcagagtcttttccaacgagtcgactcttcgcatgaggtggccaaaggactggagtttccgctttagcgtcgtgccttccaaagaaatccctgggttgatctccttcagaatggactggttggctctcctggcagtccaagggactctcaagagtcttctccaacaccacggttcaaaagcatccattcttcggcgctcggccttcctcacagtccaactctcacatccatacctgaccacaggaaaaaccatagccttgactggacggacctttgttggcaaagtcatgtctctgcttctgaataggctatctaggttgggcatgactttccttccaaggaggaagcgtcttttaaggTCGTGgccgcagtcaccgtctgcagtgattttggagcccagacccATAAAGCCTGACgccgtgtccactgtttccccgtctgtttcccgtgaagggatgggaccggatgccccgatcttcgttttctgaatgttgagcttcaagccaacgtgttcacgctcctctttcactgtcctcaagaggctcttgagttcctcttcactttctgccctaagggtggtgtcctctgcctctctgaggggattgatatttctcccggcaatcttgattccagcttgggtgtctcccggcccagcgtttctcatgatggactctgcgtATAAGGTAAATACACAGGGTGGCGAGATACAGCcgtgacgaactccttttcctatttggaacgcgTCTGTggctccgtgtccagttctaacctcgagaggcaggtcagggggtctggtatgcccatctctctcagaattgtccacagtttaccgTGATCCACGCAggcaaaggcttgggcatagtccaCGAAGCAGCAATAgacgcttttctggaactctcttgcttttcccatgacccAGCGGACGTTGgccatttgctctctggttcctctgccttttctcaaaccagcttgagcatcaggaagctcacggttcacatatcgcggaagcctggcttggggaattgtGAGCACgactctactagcgtgtgagaggcgTGCGAGTGTGCGGTCGGCTGAGCATGCTTTGGCgtggcctctctttgggattggaatgaacacggacctcttccagtcctgtggccacggcggaggtttccaaatgtgctggcatagtgagtgcagcactgtcacggcatcatctttcaggatttggacgagctcccctggaattccatcgcctccactagctttgttcgtagtgatgctttcgaaggcccacttgagttcacattccaggaggtctggctctaggtccgtgatcacaccatcgtgatgatctgggtcgtgaagatcttttttgtacggtgcttctgtgtattcttgccatctcttctccacatcttctgcttctgttaggtccataccatgtctgtccttgatcgagcccatcttggcatgacaCGTTCCTTTGGTATCGCTGATGTTCTGGAAGAGAttccctagtctttcccgttctgttgttgtCCTCTCTGTCTGGGCAcggatcgctgaagaaggctttcgtcTCTCTTCTTGcgagtctttgggactctgcattcagatggttatatcttttcttttctcctttgcttttcgcttctctgcgTCTCACGGCTATGtggaaggccttcccagacagccatgttgctttttggcgtttcttttccatggggatggccttgatccctgtctcctgcaccatGTCACGAGCCTCCTTCCGTAGTTCCTACGGACAGCACGTAGCGCCCCCGGGACCCACGAAAGGATCCTCCTGAACACAGGACGGCGATGGTTATGGATCCACGCGGAGGGCGTCGATATCCCCACCTGATGCGTGACTAGGAGTCACACAGACTCGATGGGTGTGAGCTTGGATGGGGTGCCCTATCCGGAGCGATCACGTGGGTCAGAAAGCACACGCGGAACAGAACCAAACCGGAGACCGCAGCCAAGTCGAGGGCGGGCGGAACCCGAGGACCTCCCCGGTCCCGTGGCATCCTGTGCCGTACGCAGCCTTTCTCGATGGCCAGGAGAGACGTGGAATGTATGGGGTGTCGTGCCCGAAACCACGCCACGGAGAGTGATCGCGTCTGACGCTCATCGTCTCTAAAAAGATACATACGCCGGGTCTCTTTATAAAACGATGGAAGGAGATCTTTGAATGCCAGAGGGTATGACATGGGAAAGACACATCCAAGTGGACTCAGCATGGCCGAGAGAGCTCCCCCAAATAGAGAGGGGAGGCCATGGAGGAAGAGGTCCGTGTGTCTCCGTCTGGACGGAATGTACCCTTGGAGCACTTCCTGGGTCCCAGAGGCCTCCAGATCCTCGAAGGAAACAGCGTTCccgaaatgcaagagacctctcCTACCCTCCCCTTTCCCTAAATACCTTGCGACCCTCTACCCTGGAAGAAGAAACCTGTCCTTCTTTGCATGACAGCAAATCCTAAGTGCTCTCAGCTGGCTTGACAACCTCACGAGGCTCAGCTTTCTAGGCCCCTGACTCTTTCCTGGGGAACATGCCCTGGGTTTTATGGAAATCTGTGTCCCTGCATGGCAATCTCTaagtcaccccccccccccacccccaccccaaataaagctttcttttcttttcttttcttttggcgcAGCCAATACAGACTCTTCATTGAAAGATACTAAAACTAGGTGATGTTATGTGTTTCATGTCCCGGTGTATTGAAATAGAATGTTCTTCGTGAAGGACGTACAACATCCTTCGTTCTAACGTGTACAGAATGGTGACTTGATGCACCTGTCTGTTGCAAAAGAATCATTCATGACCACCCAAGCGGTAGCTCATAGCTGGATCACAACCCATACATCTCATGACTGTAtgcgaaagaaagtgaagtcgctcagactctttgcggccccacggactgtagcctaccaggctcctccatccatggaattttccaggcaagaataccggagtgggttgccatgtccttcttccgTTGTATGGGAAGTGAATGGGTCATGTCCACGGTCATGGCAACTTTCGAATacgataatgctgctgctgctgctgccgccgccgccgccactgctcagtcgcttccatcgtgtccgaatctgtgcgaccccgtagacggtagCCCGCcgggcacccccgtccctggggttctccaggcaggaacactgcggtgggttcccatttccttctccgaggcgtgaaagggaaaaggggaaggccagtcgctcggtcgtgtccgactctgtgcgaccccgtggactgcggcccaccgggctcctccgtccacgggattttccgggcaagaggactggagtggggtgacgttgccttctccgcatatgagACGGCGATACCGATAAGGCTGTTCTTTAGAATCACCGTGCTCTTTGTGACGTAGACAGTATATATGTACCTTATCCGTGaagttcccgccgcccccccccccccccccccgcccttaCATCGATCGACATCTTCCCATGTCTCCCTCCCCCAGCCGCTCTGTGATGATCGTTTTCATTGCTTTAGATGGCCTTGCATGGCATGGAAGTGACAGGAGacgctctgtttctttctctacctGACTTATTCATTGGGCATCCCTCCCTAAGTCACATCCATGCTATCACGACGTAAGAATGTGTTCATTCCTGGGGCTGCCTGGGACACCTAGATCTACCTATCCATGGATCTCCATCTGGATCGTGGATCTTCTGGATCTAGTCTTCCCTAGATGGACACTTCGGCGGGTTCCCcatcttggctcttgtgaatgaTGCTGCGATGGACCTGGGAGTGCAGACCTCTCTCTAGGTGAGATTCAGGTGTTCATGTCCTTCGATGTATACCCCGAAGTGAGATTGTTGGCAGGATCCATCATTTCTCAACCACGACTCGTTTCTAAGTCCTTCTGAGGTGATCCGgtcgctgctgctgcggctgccgctaagtcgcttccgtcgtgtccgactctgtgcgaccccgtagacggcagcccgccaggctcccccctgtccctggggttctccaggcgagaacgctggagtgggttgccacggccttctccaatgcctggaaGGGAAgagcgaaagggaagtcgctcagtcgtgttcgactcttcccgaccccatggactgcggcctaccgggctcctccgcccacgggaGTTTCCGGGCGaggggactggagtgggttgccattgccttctccggagatccGGGGAACGATCCGTTCTTTGCCCATAGACGCCGTGGGAATCAAAGCGACTGCATACGTCTTAGGGAAGACGGCGAcggcgacgacgacgacgacgacgacgacgacgacgacgacccAAACGCTCCCGAGAGCACCGTGGAACCAGAGGGTGTGTCCGCGGGATGATTCCCCGGTGCCAGCTTTCCACGGCTCGTTCGCGTCCACACGCCCCCTGCGGTCGGCAGGTTGTTCGATAGACACGGAACCACGGTTGTCACGGGCCGGGGTTGCCTAGGTGCCGGTCGATCCCCAGATGAGTGGGGTGATGACAGAGTCCTTAGGGAACGGAGCGGAGACGCATAGAATGAGTTCCACGAGACGAGTGGGATGAGAAGAGAAGAACGAGGGGAAGTGGTGCCTGGGGAGCCAGACATGGTCGAACAGAAGAGAAAACGTGTCAGACGAGAGGGGAGAATGATTCCAAGTCCGTGGAGCAGCATGGGGGAGACAGGCCCAGGAGATGCGAGCAGAGGCTGGGGGCACGGCACACCTGGGCCGGTGAGCACGCAGGGAGCCGAGAGGGATGGCCGTGCGTCGTCTGCAGGTCCGCGCGGGCCGATCTCCAGAGCCCGGACTGTGAGGGATTTCGTGAGAACAGTCAGGCTCACGGGGCCCGAGGGTGACGTCTCCACGGTGCTCTCGGCACTGTACGGAGAGCTTCCCGCGCTTCCGACGGCACGGAGAGCTGGGGTTTCTTTAGGTGTATCTACAGAAGATTCAGGGAGCTTCCCGAGGGATAGGACTAGGTATTGGCCGATCGCGTCCGATCTTAGGCCGTCTCGCTGGATGATCATTGGCCGTCTTTGATGTCTGTGGGggcgtgctgggtcttcatggccgtGCAAGCTGTTCTCTCTCTGTGGAGAGAGGGGGCCGCTCTACGGTCGTGCGTCTGGGCTTCTCGTGGCTGTGGTTCCTCTTGGGGCGCGGGGGcactggggcacgtgggcttcagtggctgctggGTGTGGGCTCGACACTCGCAGCGGCCAGGATCTAGAACACAGACTCCATCACCGAGGCATATGGGCAGCGTGTGGGCTCTTCCCGGACCGGGggtgaaacccatgtctcctgcctgggCACGGGGTGGTTTGCCACGGGGCCCCCGGGGAAGCCCCGGTCCCGAACTCGAGGCGGATCTCTTGACGTCACCGCTTTTTCTTGGAGGGTTTCGAAACGATCGGGCCAGGGAAAAGGACACAACCTGTACGTCCTTTCAATGGGAtccctgaggccaggaggagccGTGCAGACGCcgatgagggaggaaggggatgatGTCGCCTTTTGGTACGGTGAGGATCGGACTCGCAGTCCACACTCCTGTTCCCACCGCTCCCCTCCGTGAACTGGAGTTCGAATCTCGATGGGCCTCTGAGCCCACACCTGGCTGGCCTCCATCATGCCGGGTTGACCTTCGGTTCTCACAAACCGGCACGCTTGCTGCCTCTCGACGTGTCCTAGAGAAGAAGACATCGGATTCCATAGTAGATCAGCGTCTTGGACGAGCGACGGCACGACAGCCACAACAAGTGGGATGGATACACACAAACGTTGGTTTCTTTTGGACTATGAGCCCACctctgttcgtgtgtgtgtgtgtgtgtgtgtgtgtgtgtctgtgagagagagagagagagagagagagagagagagagagagagagagaggggcctTTGTGGTTCTAAAGCAAGAAGCACTGAGGAGTGAAGACATTCTTGAACGaacatattttccttcatttcagtCGTGATGGTGCCATGATTTGGAGGACGACGTGGACTGTTTCGGGGTAGATGATTTTAGAAGGctgtgaagggacttccctgcctggtggtccagtggtgaagaatccacctgccgaggaGGCAGGGGACAGGGTGTTTTcgatcgatccctgatccgggaagatgccGCCGGGCTCCGGGCAGGTTCGATACGAACCTACAGAACGGACAGTGCCAGGCGTGAAGGCGAGGGCAGACGGACGGGGGACTCCGGACGAGGATGACTGACACGGACGGACACGGACGTCTCCGTGTAGGTGGGTCGTGGCCGGCACGCTCCTCTGGGGCAGGATGTTCCTAGGACCGTTGGGgagcgtgcgcgcgcgcgtgcgcgtgggaggagcaggggaccgAAGGGCATTCTCTGTCCTCTCTGCTCCACGGGGCCCGCGGGACCCTAATCGGCTCCAAGAGAGGATGCCTCCGATGGAAAGACAAACCCACACGTGAGGGACCCTCCCTTCTGGTTCACTTGGATTCTGAGAGCGTGACGGTCAGGTGCACTCAACGCTCTGGATGTCTGTGCTTCCTGAGATCCCGGCCTACTCACGGGAAGGACCCGTGGAGCCGGATGAGATCTCCCTCTgcacggcggcggcggctccaGGGTGCACACGTTTCAGTGGCTACGGCTTGTGGACATCGCACCGAGAGCCTAACCCCCGGTGTGCCCGACGCCTGTGTCCACGATGGGTGAACAGTTCTAAGTGCGGGAAGCCCCAAACTTGCCACTGCCTGTTCGATCCGCAGGGACTCTGCGAAGAACAAACGTGCCCGGTCTCCTGACCGATTCCCCTTTTCGGAGCCAGCCTGGTGCGTGATCTCTTTTCCAGGCCTCAGGCACACACTGGCGCTGGGGAGCTGTGtccctgttcctcctcctcctcctcctcttcctcctcctcctcctcctcctctctgtccccacccttcccccccacacgcaggctcccccaccccgcctggCCCCGGCCCGTCCGGGTCTCCCCCACCCGCAGACAAGGCCAGGAAAAACACGGTCCCCGAACGACGCAGCCGAGAAACAGTGGAAGTCCACTTGGATGCTGTTAGGAGACACCTGAGCATACCTAGGCCAACACTGCCACCGTGTGGGGTGAGAGGCCAGCGCGAGAGGAGCTCGACAGTTcagaggagggggaagaggagcaggagggggagagggcggcggggggtggcggtggggtgggttggggaggggagggacaggcTGAAGCTGTCTCAGGGCGATGACGTGGATGAAAACCTTCCCCTTCAGAAGGGCGCTCCAAAGAGATCGTGGCGGCGGGACCTGGAGAGCACAAAGGGCTTCGTTTTGGAGGCTGATCTTCaagctgggagtggggtggggggtggggggagggggatcaTCCAGACAGAGGAAAGACACCAGGCCCGAGAAGGCAAGAGAGATGCTTTACACAAGTGAATCGGATGCTTTTCTGTCCATGTGTTCCCTAATCACACTCTCACGgaaagccagccagccagccagccagccagccaccatcGTGTCGCTCCTTTTCTGTTCTCTACATTTTGAACGGCGAGTGAGCGAGAGAGTCTTCCAATGGTTTGAGAGGAGTTTGGAATGTCGTGGGACCATGGTACTTTTCAGCCATGGATGAACGTGACGGCTTCTTTTGTCCGCTTCGGCGTTCAGGGTTATCCCGAACTCCCCCTGCCGAGTGAGGCCTGTGTATCGCTGTGTGCTGGAGGACACCGTGCTGTccacatcttgatcttggactgaaCAAAGCCACCTTGGGGAGTGTGTTCGGTTGCTTGGCTTCGTTTCCTTTCCCTATGGCACTCACCTGACCGTCCTGTCCACTCTTGGGATCGttcatctccccctccccctcaagGCAATCgggtccttttctttctcctcctcctcaccctagtttctccccccctccccccccccccccacacacacaagtcCCACTCTTCTCAAATAGACGTCTAACTGACTGCCaaccttttcttttgccttctttccttccttccttctttccttccttccctccttcttcctttccttttattttgggggggggggggcggggggcggggggcgttcCCCCTTTAATTTTCAGCTTGTACAGACGATGTTTTCGTGTAGCACATGACACAGCGATCACCAGGATACATCTAGTTAGTGACTGTCCGTCACCACTTGGTGTCACGGCAAATGACATTTGCCATTTGGTGTCAAGACGTGCCCGCGACTCATGCATTTCATAAGTGGAAGGTTGCACCGCTTCGTCTGTCTCCCTCACCAGTGGCACTCACTCattctctcccacccccaacccccgcccctccctcctctggccaacccccaccccccccgaCCCCCGTGTGTTCCTTTGTAgtatctctgagcctgtttctgtttggttctgTTCTGTTCACGGTGTATGGTTTGGTAGGTTCTGCATGGAAACGACTGATCTGAGGTATTTCatgtagcataataccctctaaagGTCTCTCCAGGTTCCTGCAGACTGTGAGATTTCATTCCCTTCTGGTGGTTGAGTcccattcctgtgtgtgtgtgtgtgtgtgtgtgtgtgtgtgtgtgtgtgtgtgtgtgtgtctgcatgcccGTGTGCACGCGCGCACGTGAATAGATCCAGGCGTAGGCACACAGACAGAGTTCTAGCATGATGTGTGAACGGATGTCTACCTAGGGATAGGGGTCGATCCCTCACATACACACGTCCGTATCTTCTTTGTCCCCTCCCTCCGTGGGCACCCTGTGGAGCTGCTGGGTTGGGTCGAATGGGGGAATCTTTGGGGGAGGGTACATCGCAGGACTCTTTTCCCTAGGGATGtggtttctctgtctgtgaggcGCCAGGGGATGAGATCTGATCTCTCTGAGTCCGCCCACAGTTTTCTCAGCTGCAGAAAAGACGCGTTCGATCCATCAGGAGCCACTGTCCTCTGAGGGTTCGAACTTGCTGTCGTGAGCGCGATTCCCGGCTCCCGGGCCTTTCCCCTCCGAATGAGAAGGATCATTGTCCAGGGAAACGCCCCGGGGTGGGGTGCTTCCgtgagcccgcccccacccccagcagccccagcccagcccagcccagcccagcccagccctgccgtGGATGTGTGTTCTCCCTTGTGCTTCTGGGTGTCTGTCTGTTCtacctttctttggaaggaaggggtCTGTTCGGGCCTCCTGCCCACTTCGCTCATCGGGGGTTGTTTCCCTTTTGGAGGTTGAGGTGTCTGACGCCTTGATCGGTGTTGGACAGAAAAGCCCCTTTTGCAATATGCTTGTGCTTTCCCCGTATATACGGGCGTGTGCGCGCAcacgacagacagacagacagacagacagacacacacacacacgcggatGTGTGTTTCCGTCCGGGTATgtacgtgtgtgtctgtgagtatatatatgtacgtatataCACCTATAGAtaaacacacacgcgcgcacgtaGACATCCACGCAGACACATGGCTATAGATGCACACGTACACTGATGCATATGTCCACGTATGTATACACACGCGCGTTTGCGTACGTGTATACATGTGTGCGCATCTATGCACATCAACCTGTGTATAGGCACTCTGGATGCACGCGGGCACCTGTACATACGTACATGGGTGCACGTCtacgtgtgtgtgtacatatatatatatatatatatatacacatatatatatatacacacacatacacacacgtgcgtATGTAGGCACATAGACACGCGTACGTCTGTGTGGATGTACATATGCTCTATGTAGACGTCTACGTATGCGTCCGTACGTatgcatacatgtgtacatacacgtgtgcacatacacacgcaGATATGTGTGTCTATGCAagcatgcacctatgggtacgcATAGACGTGCATCCACACCTGTGCGCAGACATCACACGTATACACACGTGTGCATCTATATGCGTTGACACGTCCgcatgtatttgtatgtgtgtgcctatGTATCCCGACGTCTCTGCACATGTGAGCACGTGTATTCACGCCTGTGTCTATCCGTGTACGTAGGTGTATAGAGGCCTCTGTATGCGTATATACACGCAAGCATACACGCACACTAGAAATGCCTAGGCATACACGTGCGCACACAGACACGTGCGTGTACGTGAGCATGCCCTtcgtacgtgtgtgtgtatacgcatGCGTGCACGTCTATATAGACGCGAATACGcgtgcatatacatatgtacacgcgtatatgcacatgtgtatgcattctctgtccctctccctctccctctccctgtctccctctccctgtctccctctccctctctccctctccctctctccctctccctctctctctctgacttttaAGCTGCCAGGACAGTTCTACGACTTGACTTTCCTGCCTggtggttttgtttcatttcgTTCCTGAGCTACGTCAAAAAGGTATTTATTCATTGAGTTGGCTGTTGTCATGGGACCCGGGGTTTATTTAGTGGATCCCTATGGACCCGGTCCTCCTCACCAGCACGCCCCtcaacaccaccccccacccccccgaacccccacccctcccgccaccccccgcAGCCCTGccaccgccgcccccccccccccccccccaccagacCTCCCGGGCCGTCCGCCTTTCCGGTGTTTGTGGCCAGTGAGTTTGAAATCCATGGTCTCCTGACCTCAAGTGCACTTTCCCCACCCACCCGCGCATGCTTGTGTGTGCTGTCTTTGGACTTTGTCACGGTGCCTCGACCCAGgttgagttttgttttctcttcttggggGGTCCGAGtgtctccttcttttcctttcttgctccTAGGCTTGCGTGtccgtgtctgtgtctgtgtgtctgtgtctgtgtctgctttCGAAAGTCCTGCTTTGTTCTCTCAGCAGCGCTTGCCTGGTTTCGTTTTGccggtccctccctccctccctccctcccgcccccctCTTTCGGGGGCCCGGGGGGCCGGGGGTTCCTGGGATGTCACTGGTGCCCCTCTCTCCGCCCACCCCGCCCCGAGCCCCCGCCGCCCGCCTGCGTCTCCGTGGCATGTCCCCCCACCACCCTGGAATCGCGTGGGGGATCGCGTCTCTTTCGTGGCAGCCTCCAGGGGAGAGATCTCCCggctcctctcccttcctctgcgGCCGGGGTCGCGTCGCGTCGCGTCGCGTCGCTCGGCGGCGGAGGCTCCGGGCCGAGCTCGGGCGTTTGGGCGGCCGGCGCTGTGGCGTCCCCGGCGGCCGGCGACAGCGACCCGTCCTCGGGACGTTCGAGCCGGTTGTCGGGAGCCACCTGGCGGCCGCTTGTATATTGTCCCTCGTCCTCCGGAGCTTCGGCGAGCCCTTCAGGAGGGTTGTGACTCAGCAGCCGGGCCCGAGGCAGAGCTCTCAGTCACCGGCTACGCTGGCGGCGACAGTCCCGGTGGCGCCGAGGCCTAGGGACGTCCTGCTGTCGCCGGAGATTGGTTCTCTAGGTTTCTGAGGAGGGTGATCGTCGCGGCGCTCCGGGGCCGGGCTCTGGGGTGGCCGGACCGGGTCGACCAGCATCTCCCCGTGCCCCTGTGGCCGCGGAGACGGACCGGCCGGACCCTCCCAGGGACGGGCCGCCgcggtgggcagggagagggtctTCCCTGCCCGGAGCGCCTGGACTCGGGCTCGGCGGTCCGGACTCCTCCTGGGCCGCCCTCAGGAGCGTTTGCTTCGCCCTCGGCCCCGCTCCGGAGGTGGGGACCGGCCCGGACTGTGGCTTGGAGGTCGCCGGAGGGCGCACCTGGGTCCGGGCCCTCGGGTGCTTTCTGAACGAGGT is a genomic window of Bubalus kerabau isolate K-KA32 ecotype Philippines breed swamp buffalo chromosome 23, PCC_UOA_SB_1v2, whole genome shotgun sequence containing:
- the LOC129637580 gene encoding uncharacterized protein LOC129637580 gives rise to the protein MYTCMHTYGRIRRRLHRAYVHPHRRTRVYVPTYARVCMCVYIYICVYIYIYIYVHTHVDVHPCTYVQVPACIQSAYTQVDVHRCAHMYTRTQTRVCIHTWTYASVYVCIYSHVSAWMSTCARVCLSIGVYTYIYILTDTHVHTRTETHIRVCVCVCLSVCLSVVCAHTPVYTGKAQAYCKRGFSVQHRSRRQTPQPPKGKQPPMSEVGRRPEQTPSFQRKVEQTDTQKHKGEHTSTAGLGWAGLGWAGAAGGGGGLTEAPHPGAFPWTMILLIRRGKAREPGIALTTASSNPQRTVAPDGSNASFLQLRKLWADSERSDLIPWRLTDRETTSLGKRVLRCTLPQRFPHSTQPSSSTGCPRREGTKKIRTCVCEGSTPIPR